A genomic stretch from Solanum stenotomum isolate F172 chromosome 8, ASM1918654v1, whole genome shotgun sequence includes:
- the LOC125875046 gene encoding protein LIGHT-DEPENDENT SHORT HYPOCOTYLS 5, with product MDSTSRVEQPDPNIVGSEGVVVGGGEGTGTSSASAATEGGQSTTVSAAPPSRYESQKRRDWNTFLQYLRNHKPPLTLARCSGAHVIEFLKYLDQFGKTKVHVTGCPYFGHPNPPAPCACPLKQAWGSLDALIGRLRAAYEENGGKPESNPFGAKAVRIYLREVRESQAKARGIPYEKKKRKRPSTSSSVATAGSAIAAEAGGSGGGSGGDGLIGQQPPTAPNTTV from the coding sequence ATGGATTCAACATCTAGAGTTGAACAACCCGACCCAAACATTGTCGGTAGCGAAGGAGTAGTAGTAGGAGGAGGAGAAGGTACAGGTACATCATCAGCAAGCGCTGCGACGGAGGGGGGACAGTCAACAACGGTGTCTGCAGCACCACCAAGTCGATACGAGTCACAGAAACGTCGAGATTGGAATACTTTCTTACAGTACTTAAGGAACCACAAACCGCCGTTAACCCTAGCCCGTTGCAGCGGAGCTCACGTGATCGAGTTCCTTAAGTACCTTGATCAATTTGGGAAAACAAAAGTGCACGTGACCGGGTGCCCGTATTTCGGGCACCCGAATCCACCAGCACCTTGTGCCTGTCCGTTGAAACAGGCTTGGGGTAGCCTTGATGCACTAATTGGAAGGCTAAGAGCTGCTTATGAAGAAAATGGGGGAAAACCTGAATCAAATCCATTTGGTGCTAAAGCTGTTAGAATTTATTTAAGGGAAGTTAGAGAAAGTCAAGCAAAAGCAAGAGGAATTCCTTATGAAAAGAAGAAACGTAAACGGCCGAGTACATCGAGTTCGGTTGCAACAGCTGGCAGTGCTATCGCGGCAGAAGCAGGAGGTAGTGGTGGTGGCAGTGGCGGAGACGGTCTTATTGGTCAGCAGCCACCTACTGCTCCTAATACAACAGTATAG